CTGGGAGAAGGCCAGCTCCACTGCTTGCTCTTCAGTAAGGTTGTCTGTGGCCCAGATCCATGTGTGCTGTGTAAATGCCAATTTACCGAAAGTTGGTTAGAAGTTGAGAGTGGGCAGTGGGAGGATTCTAGGGATTCTAGTCTACCTTGGGTGTTAGTGACTCTAAAAGGGAGCTTCAGGGCTAAAAATCTGTTGTTAAAACCCTGGTTTTGTCCCATGCAAGTCTAGCCTAGGCAAGTCATCTATCTTCTTCCCTGAAGTATCTTCAtctacaaagagagaaaaaaatatacttaCTGTCATGCCTGTGATCAAATTGTATAAGGTGCACATAAGTGGTTTGAAAAGTACAAAACAATAATATCTGTGTTGTTGGAAAAGCTTTGGTAACTGATCTTTCTTTTAGATCACAAATTAAATGGAACAGCATCCTAATGCAGCTAGAAATCAACATCACATATGCCACAATTTTGGCATTCCAAAAACAAGAGTCTACACATGTACAAGAGTATATGTTTTGgaagcacaaaaacaaaaaagaatgggaatcttaaactttcttttttttttttttttttaaagttagatgGTGAGAGACTACAGTACTACATAAGGTGTctcaaacagcaagatttccatAGTGCAAGGTGATTTGAAGAACCAAAATatgttgcttgttttttaaagtgtttttttttttctgtgatggtTCACTCTATGTGGTCCCAGTTATTTACTAAAAGTTCTCTTACATGCATGATTCTTTGTTTCTTGGACAGTAGAATAGGGCAACTGAATCTGCACTGTATTGTTTATGTCTACCTggacataaagaaaaaatcaCAGATAcacaaaggagaagagaaaagtcAACAGTGTCAGTGTAGTTTCAGTCACACAGGAAATGGAGGGGACATTTGGGGATGTGTTTTTCATCTTAATAATTTTGGAAATGGGGATTTGAATAATCATATATAAGCTTTAAAGGCCTCAAAAACTACAACTGATTCTCTGATTACCACACAAAGCTCAGGTTGccaaatattttacattatagaATTGTTCTTCACCTGCTATTTCACTCTACCTATATACAGATGCCAGTTAAGTGTTATTTGGATACCGCACATATTTTAGACGGAGATGGTTGGCAATAATATAGGCAATGAAACTactacttttatttaaaacaaacatttctttatttagaaaatatgtaaGTTGGTTTTCATTATGTACTTACTGACCTCAAACATTCAAATTAGATCaagcttaagaagaaaaaatgtaatatttccCATGCAGCTTTTATCACAAAATTATTCTGATATATTTTTAGGTAATTCTTTCAAACACTGATTGGTTTCATGCACTCATTTTCAGGGCCCAGAACTCTGtctgcttcatgtatttttgcTCCTCAGTCTATGCAGGTACCCCAagacttacttctttttttaaagattttatttatttatttgagagacagagagcatgcacacaagtgaggggaggagcagagggagagagaggagggagaatctcaaacagagaTTCCCCACCGAAGGCAGAGCCtgatggggctccatctcaggaccctgagatcatgaactgagccgaaaccaagagtcacacactcaactgactgagccaccaggtagcCCACCAAgcacttacttttttaaaaaaattctaattaaattttattacttgCTTTTGAATATCACAATGTATAATACAGAATTCTATTTATGTACAGTAAAATTATTGtagcatatttatatattttaaatgatgtttaaaaaGTCTAACAAATATGACTATATGATTTTAGTTTCAGAgtttttttattacctttttctcaatatctttttatttaattttttaaaaatttattttcagcttaacagtattgaTTGTTTTGCACCACACCTTTTTTAtactgtgctccatgcaagcatgcagtgctccatgcaaggtACTTTTAATGATACCTGGCCTATAATGACTTTTAGATTATTGGCCATATCTCAGACCTGTCTAAGTGATTTCTGCCTTTTATATACTTTCCACTgcctcaagaaagagaaaaatacaagatagtttttttttaaagatacttatgtttgtttattatttcagggactttctttctataatttgttcaatttattttcttactattgATAATGGGGTCTTAAAGAATACAGACCAAAATTCCCCTCTATATGAACTACTATTCAAAAAGGACTAACAGTGTGGCAGGAAAGATTTAAGGTATTTAACTACATCTTTAGCTAaaccaaaaatggaaaatatttaatggCAAATTCTGCCTTGAAAGTGAGAAATTAAAAACCACAgtctaggtttttaaaattaagtatatcaTCTTCCTATTGGAATTTCATTACTTACTGTTCAAGTAAGAAAAGGatacctttgttttatttattgtggcactaaaaatatgtaatattgatATTTAATCTTGATTTTACATAGCCGTTTTCTCTGTTGAAGTGTAATTGGTATGTGGGCAAGCTGTTTAATTCATATTTGTGGGCAAGAGCTCTGTGGCCTTACAAAACACATGCTCCACTGGTGCAGACACAGTGAGTAAGCAGGAGACTGGCTGATGGAAGGAGGCATATGAGCCCCCTGCGGAAGAGGGGCTCCACTGTCTCGTGAAGATCATGAGGTCATGGGCCTCTCCCAACCCAGTAGTTTCCTTACTGCCCCTCTTAcatctttgtttctcagagtataGATTAGAGGGTTGAGGCTAGGCGTGACTACAGTATAAAAGAGGGCAATGAACTTGCCTTGATCTTGAGACTTTCCTGATGGTGGCTGCAGATATATGCAGATGACGGGAATGAAAAAGAGGGACACAACCATAAGATGGGCTCCACATGTTCTAAAAGCTCTCTGAAGTCCGGCGGTTGACTGCATCCGCAGCACAGCCCGGGCAATGGCACTATATGAGCTAAGAATGAGGATGAGTGGTGTGAGAACAAAAATGGAGCTCGTGATCAGGAGGGTCAGTTCATTCTCATGGGTATCAGCACATGATAATCGCAGCAGTGCTGGAACTTCACAGAAGAAATGGTCCACTTGGCGATGTCCACATAAGGGTACCCAGAAGGTAAAGGAAGAATGAAGTGCTGAGTCGGTAAAGCCACTGACCCAGGAAGCCGCAGCCAACAGGTGGCAGGAACGTGGATTCATGAGGACAGCATAATGCAAGGGTCTACAGACAGCTGCATAACGGTCATAGGACATCACCACCAGGAGGACACACTCTGTGGTTCCCAGTGCAAGGACAAAGTAAAGTTGAATCATGCAACCGGTGTAAGAGATGGTCTTTTCTGGGCCCCAGAGGTTGACCAGCAACTGAGGGATGGAGCTGGTGGTGTAGCAGAGATCCAGAAAAGAGAGGTTtgagaggaagaagtacatgggcgtGTGGAGATGAGCGTCCAGGTACGACAAGATAATGATAAACAGGTTGCCCACCAATGTCATTAAGTAGAAGATCAAGATGACCACAAAGAGAGCTACCTCCAGATGAGGCCAGTTGGAAAAACCCAGTAGAACAAAGTAGCCTTCAGAACTTGTGTTTTTTCCCATCATTATTCATTTCTTATTACCTGaggaaagaaatacatacatTCCAAAAAAGTAAAGTAATGCTCCAAGAATCACAGGGAcatgtgaaaaagaaagagaagccagTTTGAAAGGCCTGCCGCTCTTCAACTCTGGGACAATTTGGGCATTAAAAAGGAACTGTGATactaatgaatttaaaaaaaagaatccacaagCTCATagtgatatataaaatatgtataaataaaaaattaattactgaGGAGAAAAATTATTCCTGTCAGTAGGATCTTAATAATATGTATGAAAAGAATGGTAGAGTTAAAAAGATTAATAAGTGTTAAAAACTAGTGAATGAAAATGTcttaagaaacagaatatttcCACAGCCTATAACACTAATTACTTGttaattacaaaatgaaaaatagtaaaCTTCATGGTGGAAAATGGCATTGGACATCACCAGAGTCAAGACTACTCAATGTTAATATCACCAGTGTTGAGACAAGCCAACATCATGTGCCTAGCAACATGATGCTCTGAGCAGGACATAATTTCACTTCGATGACATTCCTGCCAAAAATACACAGCTTGATTCTAATCACAAACATGCATAAGACAAACTCAAATTGAGACAGGTTGGACAAAGTAGCTCCCCTGTACTCTTCAAAACATTAAGttaaatgaatacaaataaaGGCTGAGGAACTGGTTCAGATGAAAGGAAACCAAAGAGACATGTTATTTATGTGGACCTGGACTGGAAAAACAGGTATTAACAACATTATTGAGAGCAATGGAGAAAAGAGACTATGAACTGTGAATTAGATAATAATATTGTATCCACactatattttctgttttctcaactcTAAAGTGGTTTTGTAAAATAAAGTCCCTGTTCTTAGGAAATAAACACCGACTAAACAGGACATCTCCTACTTGTTCTCAAATGGTCCAGAAAAAGAGATtatgataggtaggtaggtaggtagaagGACAGAAAACATCTTTTTAGGTATAATACAGACTATTGTAGGAACTAGCTAACAGGTTAATGTTAGTTCTTTGTACCACTTTTGCAGTTCTGCTGTAAATTTGAAATTTaaccataataaaaaattacagaaagcaaatataaagtaaaaattttcacttttatattttatccagATATTTACCATATTATGGAAAAATAGCCTCTCAACTGTCAAATACTCATTCCCATCCCAGGGTGACATCTAAGTAAATAGTGACTTGAAAAATTCCTAACAGagcaaacagaaggaaatttccatggaacaaataatctatttttttttttatgaatagcTTTAGTTTTCTTGTCAATATTTTCAGTCTATTTCTATTGATCTGATTATTAAAAAAACGAATAATTTTAATCCCAATAATTTCACATGGACAAAAAACCATGATAAACAATATCAGATTTATTACTGACTTCAAACTGTTTTCTGTAGACCCCCTTATCTGTAGGGGGTACATTCCAAGGCCCCCAGTGGATTCCTAAAACCACACATAATACCAAGAcgtatatatactacatttttcccacataaaggaaatgataaagtttaatttttaaattaggcaCAATAGAGGTTAACAACGTCTAgtaatagaacaattataacaaggTACTGTTGAAAGAGTTATGTGAGTGTGGGGTCTCTCTCTAATACCTTATGGTCCTCACCCTTCTTCTCCTTGTGATGTTAGGAGATGATGAAATGTCCATCTGAGCAGATGAAATGACACGACTGATGCATGTATGAGAAGTAGCTTTGGGCTGCTATTGACCTTCTGATGAAGCCTCATTAGGATCACCTGATTCTGTAGGCCATGGTTGATCACAGTATTACTGAAACTACAAAAAGTGAAGCCTCAGATGATGGGGCTACTGTACATAGGGTGAAAAGTCTAGAGCTTCAGTTAAATGTTCTGGTAGAAAGAACCTTATCTTCTGATTGCTTGCTTGACTAAGAGCTTACTTCTAAGCTGAAAACTAAGGTACCAATAGAGATACAAAGGAGACCCATAGACACACATCAACTCATGATATTAACAAAGCTGGAATATTGAGTTCCTGTGAACAGATCTGTGACATGGAGTGGGGAGAAAGCTAGAATGCTTCACAGAGGACGTGTAAATGGAACTTAATTTGAAAAGGGATTTTTAGGAAAAGGAAGCTACAGAGTCTTTGAAAGAGCAAAGGAGGAAGAGCATGAGGCTGGAGGGAAACAGAAAGTACCCTGACCATAGGGCTTAAAGCTGGATCTGTGTCTGTCACAGGCCTGAGGAAGGTGTCCACATTATTCCCTCCTGTCCAGGACAATAGCTGAGGCAGGATTTGAATTCTGGCCATAATTTATAATttctacatataattttattctcCAACTTCAAGAAGCACTctacatatttgttgaaaaattattgaaatatatactGTGCCTAGTGAatctttatgtttcctttttgtcaaaaaaaattaagtacattttatgagcagttctttttttttgagcttttatattttggtttcattcttcatttaacttttaaaacactaCTGTAgttgaatattaaaacaaaaagaatagcaAGTAGTGAGCTATGATTATAGTCCTTCACTCATTCACTACTGCACATAAAATGCCGACGGTGTTATTCACTGTCCTCATCAGAGGTCTGACACTGTGCACCACCCCTGGGACATCCTCATATGCTTCCCCATTGTAATGGTGCCGTCTTTCCTGATTTGGATCAAAGTCCACCAGTTCTACCTGGTCTGTTTCATCAGTCTCTTCTACTTACTGCCTCTCAGGTAGGAGTTTTCCAGCAAAGAGAGTTTATCAGGAGAGAGAAAGCCATTCTCAGGAAAGTTTACCTTAAATTCGATGATGAGGTGACCCTTCTCATATGGTCTACGATAAATTGGCATGCCTTCATTTAGCACACACTTGATATCTCCATGCCTGACAATTTGACCTGGATGAGAGGTGATGGCAATGGTTCAGTTGTCAAAAGTAGACACTGGCTTTTGAAAACCGCACAGTGCTTCAACCAGCTGTATGTCCACACACATGAAAAGGTCTTCTCCTTGCTGAGTAAAAATAGCATTGTCCTTCTGATCTAAAACAATGATAATATCTCCTGGTTCCAGTCCTGGTTCTTGGTCTCCTTCACCATGGAATGTTATCTTTATTAGGGTAcggagtcgaccacccctcaGAGAACACTTtcaataatgcaagtcacacagcaaggtttatttccagctagctggggtccaagtatcagCCCTgcgcagcgggtttcaacaaggaccctgagcactcaaagccaagggtttatatagcattttcaaggcactttttcataGCTACATACATCTCTTGtgccccactttgacagtttaactttgtttaaccttttgtCATCCCGGCGTCACCCtcggttaagtgagatttaggtttagaagaaatttaactttatttacatttccttctgcttcagcctccctcagttttatggtggggagggaggccttaggccttgaggaactgagctatctgtctcctctctggaaattgggccattgaaGAGATGGCCTTTctgttgtaaatcaccaggacatttgcaaaccaagggagactcctgtcttgcagaattgtgatctctgcaagttaactatttgttttctttaacatctAGTCCCTGTGGCGCCATCGCCTAACCGCCCTGGTgatatatgattaagttgtttcttaggttttagctactttctcttatctcaagttacTAGCCTGTGTGGGCTGATTAGGGACGCTCAGTGAAAtggcttcccggccttcaggatggccattcttatgctaacccactctttcAGTGccaggtgccagcttttgctttgccaagatggctgtagttttgtcagggctagactcgaggttggtacagccttgtttttcttggcctccacccCTGGAGCTgttttctgggacttgtttttaagtcccctgggggaaggggagcaggaacagtaaaataggtccttacatctTCTGGCCATCTTTCATGCCTTTGTCAATATGAACTTCTAGAATCTTCTTCTCTCTAACTATCTTCCTTCCATTGCAGCTTTTACATCTGTCTTTAGGTCTGATCCGATCCCCATGGACCTGGCACTCCATGCACACAGACTGAATGTGCTGAACCATTCCAGGTCCTATCTGATGAGTTCTTATTTGCATTTCAGTAACTCGGCAATTGGGACAACATTCCACTGCTCCTTTCTTACCACCTTGGCCTTCACATTTATCGCAAATCACGTTCTTTTGCAGAGCCAGTTTTCTTGTTGCACCATTATATAAATCTTCTAAGGTTACTGAGGGCTGATACAGGACATTTTTACCTCTCCTTTCACTCTGCATTCTTCCTCCTCCAAAAACATATCAAAGATGTCCATGGGGGAGCCAAAGTCCCCACTGGGTCCACCTTCTTTAACTGCCTATTCACCTCCTTTGTCATGTAATTCCCTTTCCTTTGCATCACAGAGTAATTCCTAAGCCTGAGGCGTCTGTTTAAGCTTCTCTCCTTCATTTGGTTTCTTATCAGGGTGGTACTTCAAGGTCAGTTTCCTGTGGgcctttttcaattcttcttggGTGGCATTGGGTTTGACTCCCAAACATCATAGTAAATGGTTTCTTTCACCATTTTCTACAGCCAGTGAGAGGGCTGATACTGTGGGGAAGCAGGAAGGAGCATGTTGCTGAGTGAGTTGCTGGGCACAGCTTGGGCAGCCACTGCTCCTCTGCTCCACCAAGCATTCTGGAAAGTTCCCTTTATGAACAGTTCTATCTCttaggtgattctttttttcttgtgggCTTTCAGTCCTTCTTAGGAGAGACTTGATGTTCCTTTTGTTCTGTAGTTAGGATGACAAGGCTCTGCCTTATTCAGCTTTGCTgtgtcccttccctccttccacagCTGATTATCCCTCACACTTACTAATAAGctacagcaaaaataaaaaagaggaaaacagaggaagacaaaccataggagactcttaattctaggaagccaactgagggttgctgcggggagggtggggtaactgggtgatgggcattaaacaGGGCACTtgatgtagtgagcactgggtgctacATGCAACTGCTGCATCACTAAActcttactctgaaactaacaatacactatatgttaattaattgaatttaaataaaaataaaaaataaccatatacaaaaaaagaaagagaaagaaaccaagg
This genomic interval from Neovison vison isolate M4711 chromosome 1, ASM_NN_V1, whole genome shotgun sequence contains the following:
- the LOC122910371 gene encoding LOW QUALITY PROTEIN: olfactory receptor 2J3-like (The sequence of the model RefSeq protein was modified relative to this genomic sequence to represent the inferred CDS: inserted 2 bases in 1 codon), with the protein product MNNDGKXNTSSEGYFVLLGFSNWPHLEVALFVVILIFYLMTLVGNLFIIILSYLDAHLHTPMYFFLSNLSFLDLCYTTSSIPQLLVNLWGPEKTISYTGCMIQLYFVLALGTTECVLLVVMSYDRYAAVCRPLHYAVLMNPRSCHLLAAASWVSGFTDSALHSSFTFWVPLCGHRQVDHFFCEVPALLRLSCADTHENELTLLITSSIFVLTPLILILSSYSAIARAVLRMQSTAGLQRAFRTCGAHLMVVSLFFIPVICIYLQPPSGKSQDQGKFIALFYTVVTPSLNPLIYTLRNKDVRGAVRKLLGWERPMTS